A region from the Lentisphaera profundi genome encodes:
- a CDS encoding aldehyde dehydrogenase family protein has product MNQYPFYIAGKETTNKKLIEARSVYSDEIFAHYSLAESKDIDDALAQGHAAKKIMQQLKAHQKRQILEECRDLFRKNSEDLAEIITLESGKTINEARAEMQRVISVFDYASIEVMQMNGTVLSMDTHPSSEDFECLIKRFPKGLCSFITPFNFPINLIAHKVAPAIAAGCPFIIKPSDKTPICALKFAEILQQSSLPKEAFSVVPCTIEDSLKLVTDPRANFLSFTGSEQVGWKLKTLAERKSVCLELGGTASCVVYPDTDLELAAKEIVNAAFAQAGQSCISLQKLYIHEDIIDKLSSLLVELTSKIKLGNPLDPSTDLGPIINKDSLSRITKLVDHSISTGAKILVGGTTQGKFFEATILTNIKSDDPIRDEEVFAPIFIIDTFSNTDELFKQLNQSCYGIHVGIYSKDINIATKAWDELEYTAIIIGHTPSWRSDKMPYGGIKNSGCGREGISYAIEEMTELKSLIIKK; this is encoded by the coding sequence ATGAATCAATACCCTTTCTATATAGCTGGCAAAGAAACGACTAACAAAAAACTTATAGAAGCGCGTAGCGTCTATTCAGACGAGATTTTCGCACATTACTCTTTAGCCGAGTCAAAAGATATCGATGATGCTTTAGCACAAGGCCATGCGGCTAAAAAAATCATGCAGCAGCTAAAAGCTCATCAGAAGAGGCAGATTTTAGAAGAATGCAGAGACCTATTTCGCAAGAATTCAGAAGATTTAGCTGAAATAATCACTTTAGAATCAGGAAAGACCATTAACGAAGCCCGAGCAGAAATGCAGCGGGTGATCAGTGTCTTTGATTATGCTTCGATAGAAGTAATGCAAATGAACGGCACAGTTTTAAGCATGGATACTCATCCAAGCTCAGAAGATTTTGAATGCTTGATTAAGCGCTTTCCAAAAGGACTCTGCTCCTTCATCACACCGTTTAATTTCCCCATCAATCTTATTGCCCATAAAGTGGCACCCGCTATAGCTGCAGGTTGCCCTTTTATTATTAAACCCTCAGATAAAACACCTATATGCGCGCTAAAATTCGCTGAGATATTACAACAGTCCTCCCTTCCTAAAGAGGCGTTTTCAGTTGTCCCTTGTACAATTGAAGATTCGCTAAAGCTCGTAACAGACCCTAGAGCCAATTTTTTAAGTTTCACCGGCTCAGAACAAGTGGGATGGAAATTAAAAACATTGGCTGAGCGAAAATCTGTCTGTCTTGAATTAGGCGGCACTGCCAGCTGTGTAGTTTACCCTGACACAGACTTAGAATTAGCCGCAAAAGAAATAGTCAATGCTGCCTTTGCACAAGCAGGACAAAGTTGCATTAGCTTACAGAAGCTATATATCCATGAAGATATAATTGATAAACTAAGCTCTTTACTAGTAGAACTAACATCCAAAATCAAACTCGGTAATCCGCTAGATCCATCAACGGACCTAGGACCCATAATCAATAAGGACAGCTTGAGTCGTATTACAAAATTAGTCGACCATAGTATAAGTACTGGGGCAAAAATATTAGTCGGTGGAACTACTCAAGGCAAATTTTTCGAAGCAACTATTCTCACTAATATCAAAAGTGACGACCCCATACGCGATGAAGAAGTCTTTGCACCAATTTTTATCATTGATACATTCTCCAATACTGATGAACTGTTTAAACAATTGAACCAATCTTGCTATGGCATCCATGTTGGTATCTATTCAAAAGACATAAATATCGCCACAAAAGCCTGGGATGAACTAGAATACACAGCTATTATTATCGGCCATACACCTAGCTGGAGGTCAGATAAAATGCCTTATGGAGGCATTAAAAATAGTGGCTGTGGCCGTGAAGGCATTTCCTATGCCATTGAAGAAATGACCGAATTAAAATCCCTTATCATCAAAAAATAA
- a CDS encoding type II secretion system protein GspD: MNNTSLYSRLATVVALSLSFSALAQDEAAKVSEEILKENQSDENGSKATRSTVTRNEEIRRQQRLIESELKFNRAMKNFALGDYDAAIAGFDAAVMGYGGVSKTREDVLAKIDIANKNKAEALVLKSGQLMTKAREEVDADLYSEAISTLNAAIAVNPLREDEINEKIKEYKEIEEELLFVKKVDEKGINQIREEEIDRPNAIKYEQAEILFANRRYMDSKDVLEQILVANPFDSEAMTLLLRVNARVEELGRVRRKATREERLAQVEWEWNQPLRPSTQIGTAVNVAIDGRIRNDDARVKDVFDKLNGIKVPSVVFDNDSLDSIVARLKQMSKDYDPDPVKRGVNIILRINEAAAAAKVEEPGFGEDAGFGEDAGFGEDAGFGEDAGLDGGAEVAAAPQQSNGVSLRLSDVPILKIIELICLQQDLKFKVTEHAVIIADKSIPLDTMEVRFYDVPAGFLDLIEPNLDTGGASLIEDVGGAGDGGGTAKGVREYFDEFGIKFDAGSEISFIQSVNRLVVKNTPAEHSKIDRIIKELAPAENQIIIESKFYEINQEDIEELAFEWSIARIEDGSGFTDPNAGYVGRAPSDLYDVNGDPLSDFLSDGFSLDKSGDLTSNGGDGLESAVRSLGSVLGNGLSQGTFKFASILGDTTFNTLVSAIQQRSGEDVLNAPKVTTQNGHTAKIRVVQERYFPEEWEEPEVEQNSQGDGGSQSSVTPSKPVFGEARDIGAVLTVTPQIDPDQRVIELQLKPEVIEFVEYDESFNVDMLVGTEVVLINPITGGTSEVIVYNAFEQKFSMPIFESRTVDTTVRVWDGETLALGGMISEEKVTYEDKIPYLGDIPFLGRFFTSNGERSIKQNLIIFVTARLIDPSGLPVSPGTLSGLPDFKRL; this comes from the coding sequence ATGAACAATACGTCATTATATAGTAGATTGGCGACGGTTGTAGCTTTGTCACTATCTTTTTCAGCACTTGCTCAAGATGAAGCTGCAAAAGTATCTGAAGAAATATTAAAAGAAAATCAAAGTGATGAAAACGGCTCCAAAGCTACTAGATCAACGGTCACACGAAATGAAGAAATAAGACGCCAGCAGCGATTGATTGAATCCGAGTTGAAGTTTAATAGAGCCATGAAGAATTTTGCCTTGGGTGATTACGACGCTGCGATAGCTGGCTTTGACGCGGCTGTTATGGGGTATGGCGGAGTTTCAAAAACTCGTGAAGACGTTTTGGCGAAAATTGATATTGCCAATAAAAATAAAGCAGAAGCTTTGGTTCTTAAGTCAGGTCAACTTATGACTAAGGCTAGGGAGGAAGTAGACGCAGATTTATATTCTGAAGCCATCTCAACATTAAATGCGGCTATAGCGGTTAACCCGCTAAGAGAAGATGAGATTAATGAGAAAATCAAAGAGTATAAAGAAATTGAAGAAGAGTTATTGTTTGTAAAGAAAGTAGACGAAAAAGGTATTAATCAAATAAGAGAAGAAGAGATTGATAGACCTAACGCCATTAAGTATGAGCAAGCAGAGATTCTCTTTGCCAATAGAAGATACATGGATTCCAAAGATGTATTGGAACAGATTTTAGTTGCGAACCCATTCGATTCCGAGGCAATGACTTTGTTGTTAAGAGTTAATGCAAGAGTCGAAGAATTGGGAAGAGTTAGGCGTAAAGCTACGCGTGAAGAAAGGTTAGCTCAGGTTGAGTGGGAGTGGAATCAACCACTTAGACCGAGTACTCAAATTGGTACTGCCGTCAATGTAGCCATAGATGGTCGAATCCGGAATGATGATGCTAGAGTTAAAGATGTATTTGATAAGCTTAATGGCATTAAAGTTCCCAGTGTAGTATTTGATAATGATTCTCTCGATTCAATTGTTGCTCGACTTAAGCAGATGTCTAAAGATTATGATCCAGACCCCGTAAAGCGAGGTGTTAATATTATCTTGCGTATAAATGAGGCTGCTGCTGCGGCAAAAGTAGAAGAGCCTGGATTTGGAGAAGACGCCGGATTTGGAGAAGACGCTGGATTCGGAGAAGATGCTGGCTTTGGAGAAGATGCTGGCTTAGACGGAGGAGCTGAAGTTGCAGCTGCACCACAGCAAAGTAATGGAGTGTCATTACGATTAAGTGATGTGCCAATTTTGAAAATAATTGAGCTTATTTGCTTGCAGCAAGACTTAAAATTCAAAGTTACTGAACATGCGGTTATTATCGCGGATAAAAGCATTCCTTTAGATACAATGGAAGTACGTTTTTATGATGTCCCAGCAGGTTTTTTAGACTTGATTGAGCCTAATCTTGACACGGGCGGAGCAAGTTTAATTGAAGACGTAGGTGGTGCTGGTGATGGTGGTGGCACAGCTAAAGGTGTGAGAGAATACTTTGATGAATTTGGAATAAAATTTGATGCGGGTTCTGAAATATCTTTTATTCAGTCGGTCAATCGTTTAGTTGTGAAGAATACGCCGGCTGAGCATAGTAAGATTGATAGAATTATAAAAGAATTAGCACCGGCTGAAAATCAGATCATTATTGAATCAAAATTCTATGAGATTAATCAAGAAGATATTGAAGAGCTTGCCTTTGAATGGTCGATTGCACGTATTGAAGATGGTTCAGGATTTACTGACCCAAATGCGGGTTATGTCGGTAGGGCTCCAAGTGATCTCTATGATGTCAATGGCGATCCTCTGTCAGATTTTTTAAGTGATGGTTTCAGCTTAGATAAAAGTGGAGACCTTACCTCAAATGGCGGAGATGGTCTAGAATCTGCCGTCAGAAGTCTAGGTAGTGTACTTGGCAATGGCTTAAGCCAGGGCACATTTAAGTTTGCCTCTATTTTAGGTGATACAACATTTAATACTTTGGTTAGTGCGATTCAACAAAGAAGTGGCGAAGACGTTTTAAATGCGCCGAAAGTAACGACGCAAAATGGTCATACTGCGAAGATTAGAGTTGTGCAAGAGCGCTATTTCCCTGAAGAATGGGAAGAGCCAGAAGTTGAGCAGAATTCTCAAGGTGATGGTGGCAGTCAGTCAAGTGTGACTCCTTCTAAGCCTGTTTTTGGCGAAGCCAGAGATATAGGTGCGGTGCTAACTGTAACGCCACAAATCGACCCAGATCAACGCGTAATTGAGCTTCAGCTCAAGCCAGAAGTGATTGAGTTTGTCGAGTATGACGAATCTTTCAATGTCGATATGCTGGTAGGGACTGAAGTTGTACTTATCAATCCTATCACAGGTGGCACTTCAGAAGTAATCGTTTATAACGCCTTTGAACAGAAGTTTAGTATGCCGATTTTTGAATCGAGAACAGTTGATACAACTGTGCGAGTTTGGGATGGTGAGACACTGGCTTTAGGTGGAATGATTAGTGAAGAAAAAGTCACCTACGAGGATAAGATACCCTACTTAGGAGATATCCCATTTTTAGGAAGATTTTTCACATCGAATGGTGAGCGATCAATAAAGCAAAATTTAATTATATTTGTTACAGCTAGATTAATTGACCCTTCAGGTCTACCGGTAAGCCCAGGAACGTTGAGTGGCCTACCTGATTTTAAAAGGCTATAG
- a CDS encoding thrombospondin type 3 repeat-containing protein, translated as MKDFIKANLEKVMLIVVMAVLVVVAVFVVATVDVNPIELIKLSGSQPIEVVDGKVISGKPVKALRLETVFENRQYLLCRDETCNKVFHDDFRKCPWCKTQVDFAKEIEDGDSDGDGILDTVEAEYNMDPNNPDDALEDRDKDGFSNYDEITVGINGVPTLIDDPSSYPSMLNFIQAIPKKAKPLQFIYKSDQTSGSNKALWEVQFVDSRRKTRWVRVGGVIFASDYSLVDIEKVEGKVVLSVKKEGAELIKVYKGKYVYPPNGSGMVIYNNLGGKQEFVADDSKHNLLGLDGVKEVVDFRGWRRIGKEKVLKAIIFSRKTNEEFEIDSKKSILSPVK; from the coding sequence ATGAAAGATTTTATAAAAGCCAACCTTGAAAAGGTGATGTTGATTGTTGTGATGGCGGTATTAGTGGTTGTAGCAGTCTTTGTTGTTGCGACGGTAGATGTGAACCCCATAGAATTGATAAAACTTTCTGGTTCTCAGCCGATAGAAGTGGTAGATGGGAAGGTCATATCGGGGAAGCCAGTGAAGGCTCTAAGGTTAGAGACCGTGTTTGAAAACCGCCAATATTTACTCTGCCGAGATGAGACGTGCAATAAAGTTTTTCATGATGATTTCAGAAAGTGTCCATGGTGTAAAACTCAAGTTGATTTTGCTAAAGAGATTGAGGATGGAGATAGTGATGGCGATGGCATACTTGACACAGTGGAAGCTGAGTACAATATGGATCCGAATAATCCGGATGATGCTTTAGAGGATAGGGATAAAGATGGTTTTAGTAATTATGATGAAATTACCGTGGGGATTAACGGTGTGCCGACTTTGATCGATGATCCATCTAGTTATCCATCGATGCTTAATTTTATTCAGGCGATACCAAAGAAAGCAAAGCCATTACAGTTTATTTATAAATCAGACCAGACCTCAGGATCTAATAAAGCCTTATGGGAAGTCCAGTTTGTGGATTCTCGTCGTAAGACGAGGTGGGTGAGAGTTGGTGGTGTGATTTTTGCTAGCGACTATAGCTTGGTAGATATAGAAAAAGTTGAAGGTAAAGTTGTGCTTTCGGTTAAAAAGGAAGGTGCGGAGCTTATAAAGGTTTATAAGGGCAAGTATGTGTATCCGCCCAATGGTAGCGGAATGGTTATATACAATAACTTAGGTGGGAAACAAGAGTTCGTAGCGGACGATTCCAAACATAATTTATTAGGCTTAGATGGTGTTAAGGAAGTGGTGGACTTTAGAGGATGGCGAAGAATTGGTAAAGAAAAGGTATTAAAGGCCATTATATTCAGTAGAAAAACAAATGAAGAGTTTGAAATCGATAGTAAGAAATCGATATTAAGCCCTGTTAAATAA
- a CDS encoding Amuc_1100 family pilus-like protein, translating to MKDKILEIIKDNKANVALLVSVFVVSTVLFKLSFVYKSETAKLQEEKARLGNDTQQINSTKYKLDDLNRKLSQDNIASLKSGFNDYYSSLIEDYNHDASAVAEMRSEDVQDKFLESIESLRKICESAEIVVTDEFNFSFDDEVSRVFKMEARDKVKVMEQLVAIENLVKIIASSGVVEISSVSRPNQLEETQMGEAYAKVYTFVLVLKVKPEGFGTVLNKITNDKQFYYRINSVSMVTAAQVDKDLVPLMLKEAAPIKSPDEDKVTSVDDLLNQVEGEALLSEEVEVEVEPEERVNIRAFEAPEQTMKISLDWIQFKASYLEQ from the coding sequence ATGAAAGATAAAATTTTAGAGATAATAAAAGATAATAAAGCAAATGTCGCATTGCTAGTTTCGGTGTTCGTTGTGAGTACAGTATTGTTTAAGCTTTCTTTTGTATATAAATCTGAGACGGCAAAACTGCAAGAAGAAAAAGCACGGTTGGGTAATGATACACAGCAGATAAATAGCACTAAATATAAGCTGGATGACCTTAATAGGAAGTTATCTCAAGATAATATAGCCTCCTTGAAAAGTGGTTTTAACGACTATTATTCCTCTTTGATCGAAGATTATAATCACGATGCGTCTGCGGTTGCTGAAATGCGGTCGGAAGATGTTCAGGATAAGTTTTTGGAGTCAATAGAGTCATTAAGAAAAATCTGTGAGAGTGCAGAGATTGTAGTTACAGATGAGTTCAATTTTTCTTTTGATGATGAGGTGTCAAGGGTATTCAAAATGGAAGCTCGAGATAAAGTTAAGGTAATGGAGCAACTTGTAGCTATTGAAAACTTGGTAAAAATCATTGCTAGTAGTGGTGTGGTTGAGATTTCGAGTGTAAGTCGCCCTAATCAATTAGAGGAAACTCAGATGGGGGAAGCTTACGCAAAAGTTTATACTTTTGTATTGGTATTAAAGGTTAAGCCTGAGGGTTTTGGTACAGTTTTAAATAAAATCACCAATGATAAGCAGTTTTATTATAGAATTAATAGTGTGAGTATGGTGACGGCTGCGCAGGTGGATAAGGATCTTGTTCCTTTGATGCTTAAAGAGGCCGCTCCAATCAAATCTCCAGATGAGGATAAAGTCACTAGTGTGGATGATTTGTTGAATCAAGTTGAAGGAGAGGCTTTGTTAAGTGAGGAAGTGGAAGTGGAAGTGGAGCCTGAGGAAAGAGTTAATATTCGTGCATTTGAGGCGCCAGAACAAACTATGAAGATTAGTTTGGATTGGATTCAATTTAAAGCTAGTTATTTGGAACAATAG
- the pilM gene encoding type IV pilus assembly protein PilM — translation MASESVVTIDIGASSLKLGEFKVDHKVITLERFGYREYDELQTESNRAALLKSTLTKLIQERGVQAKKAYVSLSAQMAFTKFVKLPPVGDDVHKIRQVVEFEARQNVPFEMNEVIWDYQLISSTDAEEVEVMFVAIKNEIVEELVATVEACGLKVEIVDIATSSSYNAIRVNRIGFDKCAMVLNIGSRVSNLIFSDGTSFFSRNIPIAGHAITQQVAKEFGIGLEEAEELKRRHGFVALGGAYEEPESEVAATISKIVRNVMTRLHGEVSRSINIFKNQQKGAKPEIMHLSGGSSTMLFTETFFQEKMKIDVKYFNPFQNGVSLGANVDRQELAELAHLFSEVIGLVLRISECPVEISLTPESVQKDLIRKGKMPYNYATAAVAILVPLIILAGSFRERLHYQGQIEGKAAKIEGYKKILDKINEQNKLRESVKNKVTELEVLNEERFEWLSFLNDLRKYKPKPLWITSITPQAGQAVSVLQGEVLKDTKTLSKFAVKKAERDKVLHSQTQSTDVGSVIVEGYYVQYPVLGSTGKRQKVLSKMLEDIAISEYVLVDPPGITGPLEKRQSKNKAFAYFKAQLGVKNIGRVD, via the coding sequence ATGGCTTCAGAATCAGTAGTCACCATTGATATTGGCGCATCAAGCTTAAAACTTGGTGAGTTTAAAGTCGATCATAAAGTAATTACACTTGAGAGATTTGGTTATCGTGAATATGACGAGTTGCAAACAGAGAGCAATAGAGCTGCTCTATTAAAATCAACCTTAACTAAGCTTATTCAAGAGCGTGGTGTACAGGCGAAAAAAGCTTACGTCAGCCTATCTGCGCAGATGGCGTTTACAAAATTTGTTAAATTGCCTCCAGTAGGTGATGATGTTCATAAGATAAGGCAAGTTGTAGAGTTTGAAGCTCGACAAAATGTGCCTTTTGAAATGAATGAAGTGATTTGGGATTACCAGTTAATTTCTTCTACGGATGCAGAAGAAGTTGAAGTGATGTTTGTTGCGATTAAAAATGAAATTGTTGAAGAGTTAGTGGCAACAGTTGAAGCGTGTGGCTTAAAAGTAGAGATCGTTGATATTGCGACCTCGAGCTCATACAACGCTATACGAGTTAATCGGATTGGTTTTGATAAATGTGCGATGGTCCTGAATATTGGATCACGTGTATCTAATTTAATATTTTCAGATGGAACAAGTTTCTTCTCACGAAATATTCCAATTGCGGGGCATGCTATAACTCAGCAAGTAGCGAAAGAATTCGGTATTGGTTTGGAAGAGGCAGAAGAGTTGAAGAGGCGTCATGGTTTTGTTGCATTGGGCGGGGCTTATGAAGAGCCTGAGTCTGAGGTAGCTGCGACAATTTCAAAAATTGTTCGTAATGTGATGACGCGATTACACGGTGAAGTTAGTCGCTCTATTAACATTTTCAAGAATCAGCAGAAGGGTGCAAAGCCAGAAATAATGCACCTCTCTGGTGGTAGTTCAACGATGCTGTTCACCGAGACATTTTTTCAAGAAAAAATGAAGATCGATGTTAAGTATTTCAATCCATTTCAGAATGGAGTGAGTTTAGGGGCGAACGTAGATAGGCAAGAGCTGGCTGAATTAGCGCATTTATTTAGTGAAGTGATTGGCTTGGTCTTACGAATAAGTGAGTGTCCGGTAGAGATTTCATTGACCCCCGAGTCTGTGCAAAAGGACTTGATTAGAAAAGGTAAAATGCCCTATAACTACGCTACGGCTGCGGTTGCTATATTGGTGCCTTTGATTATTCTAGCGGGATCCTTTAGGGAGCGTTTGCATTATCAGGGTCAGATTGAGGGTAAAGCAGCTAAGATAGAGGGTTATAAAAAGATTTTAGATAAAATCAATGAACAGAATAAGCTTCGTGAGTCAGTTAAAAATAAAGTGACTGAATTAGAAGTTTTAAATGAAGAGAGATTTGAGTGGCTAAGTTTTTTAAATGATCTTAGAAAATATAAACCTAAGCCTTTGTGGATCACCTCAATAACGCCTCAGGCAGGTCAGGCAGTGAGTGTTTTACAGGGAGAGGTTCTAAAAGACACTAAGACCTTGTCGAAGTTTGCTGTAAAAAAAGCTGAGCGAGATAAAGTATTACACAGTCAAACACAATCAACCGATGTGGGATCAGTTATTGTTGAGGGTTATTATGTTCAATATCCGGTACTAGGCAGTACAGGAAAAAGACAGAAAGTCTTGTCCAAAATGTTAGAGGATATTGCAATATCGGAGTACGTCTTAGTTGACCCTCCTGGTATAACGGGGCCTTTAGAGAAGCGACAGAGTAAAAATAAGGCCTTTGCTTATTTTAAAGCGCAGTTAGGTGTAAAGAATATTGGTAGGGTTGATTAA
- a CDS encoding flotillin-like FloA family protein, translated as MYLLIALGVLVFLMLVFLVFVNIGAYVKVKSNGIDLGFVNIVFSRLRGLNPDMLVDAYIMLIRAGIDVEYVRLESHALCGGNVFAVVDASVSSLKSSLDIDFEQFCSLDLAGRDVVEAVGSYVNPIVINCPDHRNGGHIVTVAKDGIRLGINVKLTVRSDLNKLIGGAGVSTVEARVQEKILGAVGSRETHKEILNNPSLLVEHLKADSDVLNGTYFTLVSVDVSGVQVLDNLKAKLDSIQSEADKKVAESRAEAKKAEAKARQQEMKAKLQEMGAGVVLARAVLPSAIKCGIDDGVIGTKESSVKNVSQWRAQSL; from the coding sequence ATGTATTTATTAATAGCACTAGGGGTATTAGTTTTCTTAATGCTGGTCTTTTTAGTGTTTGTTAATATAGGCGCCTACGTCAAAGTAAAATCAAACGGTATCGACTTAGGTTTTGTCAATATCGTTTTTTCGCGCCTGAGAGGCTTGAATCCCGATATGCTCGTTGATGCTTATATTATGCTGATACGGGCCGGTATTGATGTGGAATATGTGCGACTCGAGAGTCATGCTTTGTGTGGTGGTAATGTATTTGCAGTTGTTGATGCGTCGGTGTCTTCTTTGAAATCGTCATTAGATATAGACTTCGAGCAATTCTGTTCCTTAGATCTAGCGGGACGAGATGTGGTGGAGGCAGTTGGTAGTTATGTAAATCCAATTGTTATAAATTGTCCAGATCATCGGAATGGTGGACATATAGTTACGGTAGCTAAGGATGGGATTCGTCTTGGTATTAATGTGAAGTTAACCGTTAGGTCGGATTTAAATAAATTGATTGGTGGAGCGGGTGTTTCAACGGTGGAGGCAAGAGTTCAAGAGAAGATCTTGGGAGCTGTGGGGTCGAGGGAAACTCATAAAGAAATTTTAAATAACCCGTCCTTGTTAGTCGAGCACCTCAAAGCTGATTCAGATGTATTGAATGGTACCTATTTCACGCTGGTCTCAGTCGATGTTTCAGGTGTGCAGGTTTTAGATAATCTTAAGGCGAAGCTAGATTCAATCCAATCTGAAGCGGATAAAAAAGTTGCAGAATCGCGCGCAGAAGCGAAAAAGGCCGAGGCGAAAGCAAGGCAACAAGAAATGAAAGCAAAGTTGCAAGAAATGGGCGCGGGAGTTGTTTTGGCGAGGGCAGTGTTGCCAAGTGCTATAAAGTGTGGAATTGACGATGGCGTGATCGGAACGAAAGAATCTAGTGTAAAAAACGTCTCACAATGGCGTGCTCAGTCCCTTTAA
- the guaB gene encoding IMP dehydrogenase: MIVNKSVDELMQLTKLQGLTFDDVTLVTQYADFLPEDTLTKSKFSRNIDLNIPFVSAAMDTVTGSSMAIAMARLGGIGVIHKNMDIALHAEAVKKVKLHSNGLIQEPVSFLETQTVEELLNYKEDKHLPFSGFPIVDAAGRVAGILTAKDLKFCNDRRLKLKDIMTSAILTAKEGTTLEDAYKIMIDKKIGKLPLLCKNGELAGLYSFHDVNALITGTSKLENLDSKYQLRCAAAISPYDFDRAEALINAGVDAIVIDTAHGHSKGVVETVKELKAGMASSVDVVAGNVGTAVGAKALADAGADAIKVGIGPGSICTTRIVCGVGIPQISAIHAASRAVSSDVPIIADGGIKQSGDVPKAIAAGASSVMMGGLLAATEESPGEKIMMQGRRFVVYRGMGSLEAMKSGKGSRERYSQGDVEDSSQLIPQGVEGRVPYRGTAGSVLHQFAGSLKFSLGYCGSKTVPELQSKGILYRVTPSGLREAHPHDIQMVKDAPNYRTV; the protein is encoded by the coding sequence ATGATAGTAAACAAAAGTGTTGACGAACTGATGCAGTTGACAAAATTGCAAGGGTTGACTTTTGATGACGTAACCTTAGTTACGCAGTATGCCGATTTCCTTCCTGAAGACACACTTACTAAGTCCAAGTTTAGTCGTAATATTGATTTGAATATACCATTTGTCAGTGCTGCGATGGATACGGTAACAGGATCTTCTATGGCTATAGCAATGGCCCGCCTAGGTGGCATTGGTGTTATTCATAAAAACATGGATATCGCTCTGCATGCGGAGGCAGTTAAAAAAGTCAAATTACATTCAAATGGCTTGATACAAGAGCCTGTAAGTTTCTTGGAAACTCAAACTGTAGAAGAGTTGTTAAATTACAAAGAAGATAAGCATTTGCCTTTTTCGGGTTTTCCTATAGTTGATGCAGCTGGCAGAGTTGCAGGGATTTTAACGGCTAAAGATTTGAAGTTTTGTAATGATCGTAGACTTAAATTAAAAGATATCATGACGAGTGCTATCTTGACTGCTAAAGAAGGCACCACTCTAGAAGATGCCTATAAGATCATGATTGATAAGAAAATAGGTAAGTTGCCTCTTTTGTGTAAGAACGGAGAATTGGCAGGCCTGTATAGTTTTCACGACGTGAATGCGTTGATAACAGGAACTTCGAAGCTCGAAAATCTAGATTCAAAGTATCAGTTGCGTTGCGCTGCTGCAATTAGTCCATATGATTTTGATCGTGCTGAAGCATTGATCAATGCCGGTGTTGACGCGATTGTTATTGACACAGCTCATGGTCATTCAAAAGGCGTGGTTGAGACAGTGAAAGAGCTCAAAGCAGGTATGGCTAGCTCGGTAGATGTGGTTGCAGGTAACGTAGGTACGGCAGTCGGTGCAAAAGCATTGGCAGATGCAGGTGCAGATGCGATAAAAGTTGGTATCGGTCCGGGTTCTATTTGTACGACACGAATTGTTTGCGGAGTAGGGATTCCACAAATATCGGCAATACATGCAGCTTCTAGAGCAGTGTCCTCTGATGTGCCGATCATTGCGGATGGCGGAATTAAGCAATCAGGTGATGTGCCAAAAGCGATTGCAGCTGGTGCGAGCAGTGTTATGATGGGAGGTTTATTGGCGGCTACGGAAGAGAGCCCTGGTGAAAAAATCATGATGCAAGGTCGTAGATTTGTGGTGTATCGCGGTATGGGTAGTTTAGAAGCGATGAAAAGTGGAAAAGGAAGTCGTGAACGCTATTCTCAGGGTGATGTAGAAGATTCTAGTCAGTTGATTCCTCAGGGAGTAGAAGGCCGTGTTCCATATAGGGGCACAGCAGGAAGTGTTCTACATCAATTTGCAGGAAGTTTAAAATTCTCGCTAGGTTATTGCGGTTCGAAGACAGTCCCAGAGTTACAGAGCAAAGGGATTTTATACCGAGTAACGCCCTCTGGATTGCGCGAGGCTCATCCACATGACATTCAAATGGTGAAAGACGCGCCAAACTATCGTACAGTGTAG